A stretch of bacterium DNA encodes these proteins:
- a CDS encoding RHS repeat-associated core domain-containing protein, which produces YSYNNNGNLIKKDNTTYAYDYENRLTQITYPDNSTQTFTYCPLGKRIAKDNSIFLYDDQDLIAEYSPEGTLTSRYTFGPGIDNPISVRIGTQSYFYHLDGLGSVIFITNKDKNIVSSYNYDAFGIPFGSSSIPNPFLFTSREYEPKLNLYYYRARYYDSEVGRFLGVDPILKVIFGLPQGLSFKSLALSEAGKDIFPQEKIEASLSSLDYTSESQCYSCNPSISNPIFLVPFMLSIPQGLHSYVYCQNNPINFMDPIGYSNCHTKCHIACHLTCEIICELFVHFPPVCLALCAMTCIVTCDIICPPEPPNPNKDKNGCK; this is translated from the coding sequence GCTATTCTTACAACAATAATGGCAATCTAATCAAGAAAGACAATACAACCTATGCCTATGATTACGAAAACCGTCTCACCCAAATAACCTATCCCGATAACTCAACCCAAACCTTTACCTATTGCCCTTTGGGAAAAAGAATCGCCAAGGATAATTCAATCTTTCTCTATGATGACCAAGACCTAATTGCTGAATATTCTCCAGAAGGAACCCTAACATCAAGATACACCTTTGGCCCTGGCATTGACAACCCAATCTCAGTAAGAATAGGAACCCAAAGCTATTTCTACCACCTTGATGGACTTGGCTCGGTAATCTTTATTACCAACAAAGACAAAAACATTGTTTCATCCTACAATTACGATGCCTTTGGAATACCTTTTGGCTCATCCTCAATCCCTAATCCCTTTCTCTTTACCTCCCGAGAATACGAACCCAAACTAAACCTTTATTATTACAGAGCAAGATACTATGATTCAGAGGTGGGGAGGTTCTTGGGTGTGGATCCGATATTGAAGGTAATTTTTGGTCTACCTCAAGGACTATCTTTTAAATCACTTGCTTTATCTGAAGCAGGAAAAGATATTTTCCCTCAAGAAAAGATTGAAGCTTCCCTTTCTTCTTTGGATTATACTTCTGAATCTCAATGTTATTCCTGTAATCCTTCTATTTCAAACCCAATCTTTCTAGTTCCATTTATGCTTTCTATTCCTCAAGGATTACATTCATATGTTTACTGTCAAAATAATCCAATAAATTTTATGGATCCGATAGGATACTCTAATTGCCATACAAAATGTCATATTGCATGCCATCTTACATGTGAAATTATATGTGAGCTTTTCGTCCATTTTCCTCCTGTATGTCTTGCTTTGTGTGCAATGACTTGTATTGTAACATGTGATATAATATGTCCTCCTGAGCCACCAAATCCAAATAAAGATAAAAATGGATGTAAGTAA